Below is a genomic region from Bacillus mycoides.
TAAGTATTTCACTAGCGAACGAATTGTATTACCGTGCGATGAAATAATTACTTTCTCACCACTTTTTAATGACGGTGCAATTTCTGAATGCCAATAATCAACTACTCTTTTCTCCGTATCCTCTAAACATTCAGTCAATGGGAATTCATCTTTTTTTAACGTTTTATATCTTGGATTGTTCGCCTCATATCGAGGATCATCTTCAGTAAGTGCAGGCGGTCTCACATCTATACTTCTTCTCCAAATATGAACTTGTTCATCTCCATATTTTTTTGCAGTTTCGTCTTTATTCAATCCTTGTAGTGCACCATAATGGCGTTCATTCAACTTCCATGAGTTATGTATAGGGACCCAAGTGAGATCCATTTCATGCAGTACAATCCATAATGTACGAATTGCTCGTTTTAGTACCGAGGTATACGCAACATCAAATGTATATCCATTCTTTTTTAATATTGTTCCTGCTTCTCTCGCTTCACTTAATCCATTCTTTGATAAATCCACATCTGTCCATCCTGTAAATCGATTTTCAAGATTCCACAAACTTTGTCCGTGACGAATGAGTACAAGTTTTATCATTATAATTCCCCTCTCGGAAATATGAATTTTAAAATTTCAATACGTACACATATAAAGTTTTTGGCAATGTGAATTTTTTATCCATAGTTGCCAAATATACAGATAAAAATTTATGATTTTTCAAACTACAAAACAAGATACTGTTTCTATCTTTTATTCTACTGGTATTTCACGCTTAGACGTCCATGCATCAAATCCTGAACGGCTATTTGCCATTTCATTCATAACTTGATGCCAATTTTCTTCACATGATTCGCCAAACTGTGAGAAAATAGCTCCCATTTGTTCTCTTTGAACATCGCTCAGTTTTTTCTCTAAGTCTG
It encodes:
- the gpmA gene encoding 2,3-diphosphoglycerate-dependent phosphoglycerate mutase, coding for MIKLVLIRHGQSLWNLENRFTGWTDVDLSKNGLSEAREAGTILKKNGYTFDVAYTSVLKRAIRTLWIVLHEMDLTWVPIHNSWKLNERHYGALQGLNKDETAKKYGDEQVHIWRRSIDVRPPALTEDDPRYEANNPRYKTLKKDEFPLTECLEDTEKRVVDYWHSEIAPSLKSGEKVIISSHGNTIRSLVKYLDNLSSDGVVSLNIPTSIPLVYELDEKLRPIRHYYLSMDGEVPEGEIPKHISF